The following are encoded together in the Mesoplodon densirostris isolate mMesDen1 chromosome 2, mMesDen1 primary haplotype, whole genome shotgun sequence genome:
- the LOC132483328 gene encoding LOW QUALITY PROTEIN: beta-citrylglutamate synthase B-like (The sequence of the model RefSeq protein was modified relative to this genomic sequence to represent the inferred CDS: substituted 1 base at 1 genomic stop codon), with protein sequence MCSSVAAKLWFLTDCRISEDYPPKEILRALKAKCCEEELDFRAVVIDEVVLTIEQGNLGLCIDGELITAYPQVVVVRVPTPWVQSDSDITVLRHLEKMGSRLMNXPQAILNCVNKFWMFQELTGHGVPLPDTFSYSGHENFAKMIDEAEVLEFPKVVKNTRGHRGKAVLLAHDKHPLANLSHLICHEAPYLFQKYVKESHGRDVHVIVVGCRVVGTMLRCSTDGRTQRNCSLGGVGMMCSLSEQGKQLAIQVSNILGLDVCGIDLLMKDDSSFCVCKANANVGFITFDKVCNLDVAGIIVDYTAFLLPSGRLTRHMSLLSVVSTASETSEPELGPPANISVDNMSASSSSVDSGPETTERELLTKLAGGLINRNQLLANEIRLLVE encoded by the coding sequence ATGTGTAGCTCTGTGGCTGCCAAGTTGTGGTTTTTGACAGATTGTCGAATCAGTGAAGACTATCCCCCAAAAGAGATCTTACGAGCATTAAAGGCCAAATGTTGTGAGGAGGAACTGGACTTTAGGGCTGTGGTGATAGATGAGGTGGTGCTAACAATCGAGCAAGGAAACCTGGGTCTTTGTATCGATGGAGAACTAATTACTGCCTATCCTCAGGTGGTGGTAGTGAGAGTACCAACCCCTTGGGTGCAAAGTGATAGTGACATCACTGTTTTGCGCCATCTAGAGAAGATGGGAAGCCGGTTGATGAACTGACCTCAAGCCATCCTGAACTGTGTTAATAAGTTCTGGATGTTTCAAGAGTTGACAGGTCATGGTGTTCCTCTGCCAGATACTTTCTCTTACAGTGGTCATGAAAATTTTGCTAAAATGATTGATGAAGCAGAAGTACTGGAGTTCCCAAAGGTGGTGAAGAATACACGGGGTCATAGAGGCAAAGCGGTTTTATTGGCTCACGATAAGCACCCTTTGGCTAATCTAAGCCATCTTATTTGCCATGAAGCTCCATACCTATTTCAGAAGTATGTTAAAGAGTCTCATGGAAGGGATGTACATGTCATTGTTGTGGGATGTCGTGTGGTTGGCACAATGTTACGCTGTTCAACAGATGGGAGAACGCAAAGAAACTGCTCACTAGGTGGTGTCGGGATGATGTGCTCATTGAGTGAACAAGGGAAGCAGCTAGCTATCCAGGTGTCTAACATCCTGGGATTGGATGTGTGTGGCATTGACCTGTTGATGAAAGACGACAGCTCCTTCTGTGTCTGCAAGGCCAATGCAAATGTAGGTTTCATCACCTTTGATAAGGTGTGTAATCTAGATGTAGCTGGTATCATAGTGGACTATACCGCCTTCCTTCTGCCCTCTGGCCGGCTCACCCGGCATATGTCCCTGCTCTCCGTGGTGTCCACGGCCAGTGAGACTAGTGAGCCGGAGTTGGGTCCCCCAGCCAATATTTCTGTCGACAACATGAGCGCAAGTTCCAGCTCTGTTGACAGTGGCCCTGAAACCACGGAGCGAGAGCTGCTCACCAAGCTCGCAGGGGGCCTAATCAACAGAAACCAACTGCTAGCCAATGAAATCAGACTCCTTGTGGAGTGA